A single window of Chloracidobacterium thermophilum B DNA harbors:
- a CDS encoding Uma2 family endonuclease, whose protein sequence is MTSQVVSPQPEPAAPTPELAASAVAPELPPEFNSIINLQLPVEDGVPLESVWHRLQINLLDDCLHQHWRGRTDFFASGNMFVYYSLQQVKTMEYKGPDFFVVKDVDGSFIRGAWVAWEEGGRLPDVIVELLSPSTQAVDLGQKKQLYERVFRTAEYFCYGPDPTFGKTPTLQGWVLVRGQYEAIEPDARGWLWSHQLGAWLGEWEGQYHAMQNRWLRLYDPTGQLIPTRAEAAEAEAERAQAEAERAQAAAERAQLEARQARDEAEAERTRAEAAEARAAALAAEIERLRSSLKGTDQGPGLDEPA, encoded by the coding sequence ATGACATCCCAGGTTGTCTCGCCCCAGCCCGAACCGGCAGCACCAACCCCTGAACTGGCAGCGTCGGCCGTCGCGCCGGAGCTGCCGCCGGAATTCAACAGCATCATCAACCTTCAACTCCCGGTCGAGGATGGTGTCCCCTTGGAAAGCGTCTGGCATCGGCTGCAAATCAATCTGCTCGACGACTGCCTGCACCAGCACTGGCGTGGGCGGACGGACTTTTTCGCCAGCGGCAACATGTTTGTGTACTACAGCCTGCAACAGGTGAAGACGATGGAGTACAAGGGGCCGGACTTCTTCGTGGTGAAGGACGTGGACGGCTCCTTCATCCGTGGGGCGTGGGTGGCCTGGGAGGAAGGCGGACGGCTCCCGGATGTCATCGTCGAGTTGCTCTCGCCTTCAACCCAGGCGGTCGATCTGGGTCAGAAAAAACAGCTCTACGAGCGGGTCTTTCGGACGGCCGAGTATTTCTGCTACGGCCCTGACCCGACGTTTGGCAAAACGCCGACACTTCAGGGCTGGGTGCTTGTCCGCGGGCAGTACGAAGCCATTGAACCCGATGCCCGTGGGTGGCTGTGGAGTCACCAGCTTGGAGCCTGGCTCGGTGAGTGGGAAGGGCAGTACCACGCGATGCAGAATCGGTGGCTGCGACTTTACGACCCCACGGGGCAGCTTATCCCAACCCGGGCCGAAGCGGCGGAAGCCGAGGCCGAACGCGCTCAGGCTGAAGCTGAACGCGCTCAGGCCGCAGCCGAGCGTGCTCAGCTGGAAGCCAGACAAGCCCGCGACGAAGCGGAAGCCGAGCGCACCCGCGCTGAAGCCGCCGAGGCCCGGGCCGCCGCCCTCGCCGCCGAGATAGAGCGTCTGCGGTCCAGTCTGAAGGGAACGGACCAGGGCCCCGGCCTCGACGAACCGGCCTAG
- the gyrA gene encoding DNA gyrase subunit A — MTEQKIIPANIEDEMRRSYLDYAMSVIISRALPDVRDGLKPVQRRVLWTMHELGNTYDKPYKKSARVVGDAIGKYHPHGDQPVYDTIVRMAQDFSMRMPLIDGQGNFGSVDGDAAAAMRYTEVRLAPIAEMLLADIEKETVDFQENYDNSLREPVVLPARFPNVLVNGAAGIAVGMSTSIPPHNLAEVLDATIHLVNHPEATVEELMQFIQGPDFPTAGFICGRKGIRDAYLTGRGSVTMRARAAIDYVAGKGERERQAIVVTELPYQVNKASLLEKIAELVSEKKIEDIADLRDESDREGMRIVIELKRGAVAQVVLNNLFKHTPMQEKFSIIMLAIVNRQPQILDLAEILRHFIEHRREVVRRRTAFELRKAEHRAHILEGFKKALDVLDAVIALIRGAKSSAEAREGLMTRFALSQVQAQSILEMQLQRLTGMERQKLLDEYENLLKRMAELREILEKETRLRAVIVQELQEVRKAYSTPRRTQIVDEGTDFTIEDLIPNEEVVITITRGGYIKRTPLSAYRTQKRGGTGRRGMTTKAEDVVEFLDIASTHSFLLIFTAKGQVYKIKVHEIPDAATAGRGKAIVNLIELPEGERVAGTIAVREFTPGKFVVFVTRRGMIKKTELSEYANIRSNGLIAMGVAEDDELIAVQKSDGNQHILISTFGGQAICFNESDVRPMGRPAHGVIGIRLEENDYVTGMSVVGRTEEILSVSELGLGKRTPIMEYPVQHRGGKGVVTLNVTERTGGVVKVLPVQESKELMVITQQGQIVRVDVASIRQTGRHAQGVKIITLAEDDRVVDASLVESSGEETGAD; from the coding sequence ATGACGGAACAAAAAATCATCCCGGCGAACATCGAAGATGAGATGCGCCGGAGTTACCTCGACTATGCGATGTCGGTCATCATCAGCCGGGCATTGCCGGATGTCCGTGATGGCCTCAAACCTGTGCAGCGGCGCGTCCTGTGGACGATGCACGAGCTGGGCAACACCTACGACAAGCCCTACAAGAAGAGCGCCCGTGTGGTTGGGGATGCCATTGGTAAGTATCACCCGCACGGCGACCAGCCGGTCTATGACACCATCGTGCGCATGGCCCAGGACTTCTCCATGCGCATGCCGCTCATTGATGGGCAGGGCAACTTTGGCAGTGTGGATGGGGATGCTGCGGCTGCGATGCGTTACACCGAGGTGCGTCTGGCACCGATTGCCGAGATGCTGCTGGCCGACATCGAGAAGGAAACAGTTGATTTTCAGGAAAACTACGACAACTCACTTCGGGAGCCGGTTGTCCTGCCGGCCCGCTTTCCGAATGTCCTGGTCAATGGCGCCGCTGGGATTGCCGTTGGGATGTCCACGAGCATCCCGCCGCACAATCTGGCTGAGGTGCTCGATGCCACTATCCATCTTGTCAACCATCCAGAGGCCACCGTGGAGGAGCTGATGCAGTTCATCCAGGGGCCGGATTTCCCGACGGCCGGTTTTATTTGCGGGCGCAAGGGCATTCGGGACGCCTACCTGACCGGACGTGGCTCGGTGACGATGCGCGCCCGGGCCGCGATTGACTACGTCGCCGGCAAGGGGGAACGGGAGCGCCAGGCGATTGTCGTGACCGAGTTGCCCTATCAGGTCAACAAGGCCAGTTTGCTTGAAAAGATTGCCGAGTTGGTCAGCGAGAAAAAAATCGAGGACATTGCGGACCTGCGGGACGAAAGCGACCGGGAAGGCATGCGCATTGTCATTGAGTTGAAACGCGGCGCGGTGGCGCAGGTGGTGCTCAACAACCTGTTCAAGCATACGCCGATGCAGGAAAAATTCAGCATCATTATGCTGGCCATCGTCAACCGGCAGCCCCAGATTCTCGACCTGGCGGAGATACTACGTCACTTCATCGAGCACCGGCGCGAGGTTGTCCGGCGGCGGACGGCCTTTGAGCTACGCAAGGCCGAGCACCGGGCGCATATTCTGGAGGGTTTCAAGAAAGCCCTGGATGTTCTGGATGCCGTCATCGCCCTGATTCGCGGAGCCAAATCCAGCGCCGAAGCCCGCGAGGGGTTGATGACGCGCTTTGCCCTGAGCCAGGTTCAGGCGCAGTCCATCCTTGAAATGCAGCTTCAGCGGCTGACCGGAATGGAGCGCCAGAAGCTGCTGGACGAATACGAAAATCTCCTCAAACGCATGGCCGAGTTGCGGGAGATTCTGGAAAAGGAAACCAGGCTCCGGGCGGTCATCGTGCAGGAACTCCAGGAAGTGCGCAAAGCCTACAGCACACCCCGCCGGACCCAGATTGTGGATGAAGGCACGGATTTCACGATTGAAGACCTCATCCCGAATGAGGAAGTGGTCATCACCATCACGCGCGGAGGTTACATCAAGCGCACACCGCTTTCGGCCTATCGCACGCAAAAACGTGGCGGTACAGGGCGGCGGGGGATGACGACCAAGGCCGAGGATGTCGTCGAATTCCTCGACATTGCCTCAACGCACAGCTTTCTGCTCATTTTCACCGCCAAGGGGCAGGTCTATAAGATCAAGGTGCATGAAATCCCCGATGCCGCCACGGCCGGGCGCGGCAAAGCCATCGTCAACCTCATTGAACTGCCGGAAGGCGAACGGGTGGCCGGAACCATCGCGGTGCGTGAATTTACGCCGGGGAAATTCGTCGTCTTTGTGACCCGCCGGGGGATGATCAAAAAAACCGAACTGTCGGAATACGCCAACATCCGCTCCAACGGGCTTATTGCCATGGGGGTGGCGGAGGATGACGAACTCATTGCCGTCCAGAAGAGCGACGGCAACCAGCATATCCTCATTTCGACCTTTGGCGGCCAGGCGATCTGCTTCAACGAAAGCGACGTGCGCCCGATGGGCCGCCCGGCGCACGGCGTCATTGGCATCCGGCTGGAGGAAAACGATTACGTCACGGGGATGTCCGTCGTCGGGAGAACCGAAGAGATTCTTTCCGTGTCTGAACTCGGTCTCGGCAAGCGGACGCCCATCATGGAGTATCCCGTTCAGCACCGGGGCGGGAAGGGGGTGGTCACGCTGAACGTCACGGAGCGAACCGGCGGTGTGGTCAAAGTGCTTCCTGTCCAGGAGAGCAAGGAGCTGATGGTCATCACACAGCAGGGGCAGATTGTCCGGGTGGATGTGGCCTCGATCCGGCAAACCGGACGCCATGCCCAGGGGGTCAAGATCATCACCCTGGCAGAAGACGACCGGGTGGTGGATGCGAGCCTGGTGGAGTCCTCCGGTGAGGAGACAGGAGCGGACTAG
- a CDS encoding helix-hairpin-helix domain-containing protein — protein sequence MSLREIRITRVTPVGPAPTYNVTMRAPLHNYFVNDLLTANSHSVCYGVLAYRTAYLKAHYPAHFWAAVLTSELNDSDKVARYIERARAQGVEILPPDVNISEHGFTATAGRIRFGLMAIKGIGEATVDAILEARAQGGPFRSLFDFTERIDPKTLNRRVLESLVKSGALDSLPGTRAQKFAAIEAALEQGLQAHRAAAAGQVSLFDTLAADSDQPPETELPRVPDWTAEESLAGEKATLGFYLTGHPLAGFRETLAAFKSLSYAQLAGQTAGDTVSMGGVISEFTVKNTKKGDRFAVFSLEDETGSIEVIAWPETFRRLGEQVADGAAVLVTGRLEIEDGKPTRIVAEAAEPLEGLRERHAKSVMLRFAADALDTAQLEKLRDVLDRHRGERPLIFVLSLPNGVEARLRAHHTFSVRPSLALVEELQAGFPGCTVVLQ from the coding sequence ATGTCACTGCGTGAAATCAGAATTACCCGTGTGACACCCGTCGGACCGGCGCCGACCTACAACGTGACCATGCGGGCACCGCTGCACAACTATTTTGTCAACGACCTTCTGACGGCCAACAGCCACTCGGTCTGCTACGGTGTGCTCGCCTACCGCACGGCCTATCTCAAGGCACACTATCCGGCGCACTTCTGGGCGGCGGTGCTGACCAGCGAGCTGAACGACAGCGACAAGGTTGCCCGTTACATCGAGCGGGCACGGGCGCAGGGCGTCGAAATTCTGCCGCCGGATGTCAACATCAGCGAGCACGGTTTTACGGCGACCGCCGGCCGGATTCGGTTTGGTCTGATGGCCATCAAGGGCATCGGGGAAGCCACGGTGGATGCCATCCTCGAAGCCCGCGCGCAAGGCGGTCCGTTCCGTTCGCTGTTTGACTTCACCGAGCGGATTGATCCCAAGACGCTCAACCGGCGGGTGCTGGAAAGCCTGGTCAAGTCGGGTGCGCTGGACAGCCTGCCGGGGACGCGCGCCCAGAAGTTTGCCGCCATCGAAGCTGCACTCGAACAGGGGCTACAGGCGCACCGCGCCGCTGCAGCGGGACAGGTCTCCCTGTTTGACACACTGGCGGCTGACTCCGACCAGCCCCCGGAAACTGAACTGCCCAGGGTTCCCGACTGGACGGCCGAGGAAAGCCTGGCCGGTGAAAAAGCCACTCTTGGGTTTTACCTGACCGGCCATCCTCTGGCCGGCTTCCGTGAAACCCTGGCGGCGTTCAAAAGCCTGTCCTACGCCCAACTGGCCGGTCAGACGGCGGGCGATACCGTCAGCATGGGCGGCGTCATCAGCGAATTTACCGTGAAAAACACGAAGAAGGGCGACCGCTTTGCCGTCTTCAGCCTCGAAGACGAAACCGGAAGCATCGAGGTCATTGCCTGGCCCGAAACCTTCAGGCGGCTTGGCGAGCAGGTGGCGGATGGAGCCGCCGTACTGGTCACCGGCCGGCTGGAAATCGAAGACGGCAAGCCGACCAGAATCGTGGCCGAAGCGGCCGAACCGCTGGAAGGGCTGCGGGAGCGGCATGCCAAAAGCGTCATGCTGCGCTTTGCAGCGGACGCACTCGATACTGCACAACTTGAAAAGCTCCGGGATGTGCTTGACCGCCATCGCGGAGAACGCCCCCTGATCTTCGTGCTCTCTCTGCCGAATGGTGTGGAAGCCCGCCTTCGCGCGCACCACACCTTCAGCGTGCGGCCCTCACTGGCGCTCGTGGAAGAACTGCAAGCTGGCTTCCCCGGCTGTACGGTTGTGCTTCAGTGA
- a CDS encoding pyridoxal phosphate-dependent aminotransferase produces MVVFRRALRLDHMQSSSTMAATAAAARLRAQGHTVIDLGAGEPDFDTPENIRQAAIQALETGKTRYTPASGIAELKQAIVDYMARETGTTYPASAVIVSAGGKQTLFNALVSVVNPGDEVVIPAPYWVTFPEIVAFCGGVSVFIPTHEHDFRLTAAMVERVLTPRTRVVILNSPSNPSGAVIAPEDIHQIAELCAARDLWLISDECYYRFVYPPGRPFSAAALPAALRERVLVSGSLSKTYAMTGWRIGYALAHPDWVAEMTKVQSHSTSNPTTFAQWAAIEALRGSQDSVAAMLAEYRTRRDWIVSALAALPGVRCRMPEGAFYAFPDISAVLEKTGLRDVDFAQRLLEEAHVVVTAGSAFGAEGYLRISYANSLDNLQRGVENIRALIERLG; encoded by the coding sequence ATGGTGGTGTTTCGGCGTGCCCTGCGGCTCGATCACATGCAGTCTTCTTCAACCATGGCCGCCACGGCGGCGGCGGCCCGGCTTCGCGCCCAAGGGCATACGGTGATTGACCTGGGGGCCGGAGAACCGGATTTCGACACCCCGGAGAACATCCGCCAAGCGGCCATCCAGGCGCTCGAAACAGGCAAGACGCGCTACACGCCGGCTTCGGGTATTGCCGAACTCAAGCAGGCCATTGTGGACTACATGGCGCGCGAGACGGGAACGACCTATCCCGCCAGCGCCGTCATCGTGTCGGCCGGCGGGAAGCAGACGTTGTTCAATGCCCTGGTGAGTGTGGTCAATCCGGGGGATGAGGTGGTCATTCCGGCGCCCTACTGGGTAACGTTTCCCGAAATCGTCGCCTTTTGCGGCGGCGTCAGCGTCTTCATTCCGACGCACGAGCACGACTTCCGGCTGACGGCTGCGATGGTGGAGCGCGTTTTGACGCCACGCACCAGGGTCGTCATTCTCAACTCACCTTCCAATCCGTCGGGGGCGGTCATCGCGCCGGAGGACATTCACCAGATTGCCGAGCTGTGCGCCGCGCGGGACCTATGGCTCATTTCGGATGAGTGCTACTACCGGTTTGTCTATCCGCCGGGGCGTCCGTTTTCGGCGGCAGCGTTACCGGCGGCGCTGCGGGAGCGGGTGCTGGTGTCCGGCTCGCTGTCAAAGACCTACGCCATGACGGGGTGGCGGATTGGCTATGCTCTGGCGCACCCGGATTGGGTGGCTGAGATGACCAAGGTGCAGAGCCATTCGACCTCAAATCCGACGACCTTTGCCCAGTGGGCCGCCATCGAGGCCCTGCGCGGCAGCCAGGATTCGGTCGCTGCCATGCTGGCGGAATATCGCACGCGGCGGGATTGGATTGTGTCGGCGCTGGCGGCCCTGCCGGGGGTACGGTGCCGGATGCCGGAAGGGGCTTTTTATGCCTTTCCCGACATTTCGGCTGTTCTGGAAAAAACCGGGCTGCGCGATGTGGACTTCGCCCAACGTCTGCTCGAAGAAGCGCATGTCGTTGTCACGGCCGGCTCGGCCTTCGGGGCCGAGGGCTACCTGCGGATTTCCTACGCCAATTCGCTCGACAACCTGCAGCGTGGCGTCGAAAACATCCGCGCCCTCATCGAGCGGCTAGGGTAG
- a CDS encoding alpha/beta hydrolase family esterase, translated as MTFRFILWLSLCGLVSGCLTAHPAQSQALPNLTRHTLSHGGRTRTYHFHRPSRLATTPAPIVFVLHGGGGAGAEELERRLGFARLGEQKGFITVYPAGVDGQWNDGRGKTFRRARGNTDVDDVGFFRALIDHLVKTGQADPQRIYATGFSNGGMMTYRLGIELGDRLAAIAAGIANLPTRWRDTTPPHPLPVLIMNGTDDPMMPWNGGEVRVLGRGYGTVLSTRETADFWRRAAGLPEEPAVERLPDRIPDDNCRVEVRRWAGRDAAHEVVLYALLGGGHQIPGGQTPKAPRLVGNQCMEIQATEVIWEFFARHRRR; from the coding sequence ATGACCTTCCGTTTCATCCTGTGGCTCAGTTTGTGTGGGTTGGTGAGCGGCTGCCTCACCGCCCACCCGGCGCAGTCCCAGGCCCTGCCCAATCTCACCCGACACACCCTGTCACACGGCGGTCGGACACGTACCTACCACTTCCACCGGCCCAGCCGCCTGGCCACGACGCCCGCGCCAATCGTCTTCGTGCTGCACGGCGGCGGCGGCGCTGGCGCTGAAGAGCTGGAACGCCGCCTTGGTTTTGCCCGGCTTGGCGAACAGAAAGGCTTCATCACCGTCTATCCGGCCGGCGTGGACGGGCAGTGGAATGACGGACGTGGCAAGACCTTCCGCCGCGCACGCGGCAACACCGACGTGGACGATGTCGGCTTCTTCCGGGCGTTGATTGACCACCTCGTGAAAACCGGGCAGGCGGACCCACAGCGCATCTATGCCACCGGCTTTTCCAACGGCGGCATGATGACCTACCGCCTGGGCATCGAGCTGGGCGACAGGCTGGCCGCCATCGCCGCCGGGATAGCCAACCTGCCGACCCGGTGGCGCGATACCACGCCGCCGCACCCGCTGCCTGTTCTCATTATGAACGGCACGGATGACCCGATGATGCCCTGGAACGGCGGCGAAGTACGGGTTCTCGGACGGGGCTACGGCACAGTGCTTTCAACCCGGGAAACGGCTGATTTCTGGCGCCGGGCCGCCGGACTGCCGGAAGAGCCAGCCGTGGAACGCCTCCCTGACCGCATACCGGATGACAACTGCCGGGTGGAGGTGCGCCGCTGGGCCGGCCGGGACGCGGCCCATGAAGTCGTGCTCTACGCCCTGCTGGGCGGCGGCCACCAGATACCCGGCGGCCAAACGCCCAAAGCTCCCCGTCTTGTCGGCAACCAGTGCATGGAGATTCAGGCCACTGAAGTCATCTGGGAGTTCTTTGCCCGCCATCGCCGCCGGTGA
- the pdxS gene encoding pyridoxal 5'-phosphate synthase lyase subunit PdxS — MPDTQQHEMRLKTGLAEMLKGGVIMDVVNVEQARIAEEAGAVAVMALERVPADIRRDGGVARMSNPRMIRQIMEAVSIPVMAKVRIGHTAEAQVLEALGVDFIDESEVLTPADPYHHVNKFAFRVPFVCGATNLGEALRRIGEGAAMIRSKGEAGTGNIIEAVRHLREIRRDIRLLTVLDEDELMAEAKRLQAPYELVRYVAQHGKLPVPLFAAGGVATPADAALCMQLGAETVFVGSGVFKSNDPARFARAIVKAVTFYQDPAKVLEACEEIEDGQPMRGLAIETLPAEQVLAARGW, encoded by the coding sequence ATGCCTGATACCCAGCAGCATGAGATGCGACTCAAAACCGGTCTGGCGGAAATGCTCAAAGGCGGCGTCATCATGGATGTCGTCAACGTCGAGCAGGCGCGCATTGCTGAAGAAGCCGGCGCCGTGGCCGTGATGGCGCTGGAGCGCGTCCCGGCCGACATTCGCCGCGATGGCGGGGTGGCGCGGATGTCCAACCCGCGCATGATCCGCCAGATTATGGAGGCCGTCTCGATTCCCGTCATGGCCAAGGTACGTATCGGACATACGGCTGAGGCCCAGGTGCTTGAAGCCCTTGGGGTGGACTTCATTGACGAGTCGGAGGTCCTTACTCCGGCCGACCCCTATCATCACGTCAACAAGTTTGCTTTCCGCGTCCCGTTCGTCTGCGGGGCGACCAACCTGGGTGAGGCGCTGCGCCGCATTGGCGAGGGCGCGGCCATGATTCGGAGCAAAGGGGAAGCCGGGACGGGCAACATCATCGAGGCGGTGCGCCACCTGCGGGAAATCCGCCGCGACATCCGCCTGCTGACCGTTCTCGACGAAGACGAGCTGATGGCCGAGGCCAAGCGGCTTCAGGCCCCCTATGAACTCGTGCGCTACGTGGCGCAGCACGGCAAGCTGCCGGTGCCGCTCTTTGCGGCCGGTGGCGTCGCCACTCCGGCCGATGCGGCGCTTTGCATGCAACTGGGTGCTGAAACCGTGTTCGTTGGTTCGGGCGTCTTCAAATCCAATGACCCGGCCCGCTTTGCCCGCGCCATCGTCAAAGCCGTGACGTTTTATCAGGACCCGGCCAAGGTGCTCGAAGCCTGCGAGGAAATCGAAGACGGACAGCCCATGCGCGGGCTGGCAATTGAAACCCTCCCAGCCGAACAGGTGCTTGCCGCGCGCGGCTGGTAG